One genomic region from Henningerozyma blattae CBS 6284 chromosome 2, complete genome encodes:
- the GID8 gene encoding glucose-induced degradation complex subunit GID8 (similar to Saccharomyces cerevisiae GID8 (YMR135C); ancestral locus Anc_2.396), giving the protein MPSKQSVKTGPHTKPDFNKLDYTYYTNKSFTRSEWNNYIALVSNLKLHHTDESYVQANNDFIHHRGGGHSLDNPLGNETTGEENTSVVNTNLKLLKLLLNYFIFHSMENASVKLAKELQIIESNSDIKQFDEFFKISIRFNIVKLIKLGKINQALLEINNHFGIQFLDILYSSSSPTSSIATDPSYANQNDDLHFKLLLLNLIEMIKEHHTQENSPDNTQFIMDLIHYAQTKLASKATMNQAYMKQLELVITLLLFPSPRDVLPTPLQNLYSIKLRSQIANLVNKKLLAFIYSNSHNNRNNKFINYKDLLLLNSNDLKYKNLSYSNILEQSTHHNHPPSSSSIDDSASEFHKNLSTDHLNPLKDTHPNLYTSNQSLNEDIDNNLSKRSHWNNTSKFIQSNSNPESQSEPKSLNAIDNDANLIQLVKIWAWCENELHQNDIGIPRINST; this is encoded by the coding sequence ATGCCCTCGAAACAATCGGTAAAGACTGGGCCCCACACTAAGCCagatttcaataaattggATTACACATACTATACAAACAAGTCATTCACTCGGTCGGAATGGAATAATTATATCGCATTGGTCTCTAATTTGAAACTGCATCATACTGATGAATCCTACGTACAGGCAAATAACGATTTCATTCACCACCGTGGTGGTGGTCACTCACTGGATAACCCGCTGGGAAATGAAACTACAGGCGAGGAAAATACAAGCGTTGTCAATACAAATCTCAAATTATTGAAGTTATTGTTAAATTACTTCATTTTCCATTCCATGGAAAACGCTTCTGTCAAATTGGCTAAAGAATTACAGATCATAGAATCCAACTCAGACATCAAACAATTCGACGAGTTCTTCAAAATATCCATCAGGTTCAACATCGTCAAGTTGATCAAACTGGGCAAGATCAACCAGGCGTTATTAGAGATTAATAACCATTTCGGCATCCAATTCCTAGACATCCTCTATTCTTCTTCGTCCCCCACATCCTCCATTGCCACGGATCCCTCGTATGCCAATCAAAATGATGACTTGCATTTCAAGTTATTACTGttgaatttaatagaaaTGATCAAGGAACACCACACGCAGGAGAATTCCCCGGATAATACTCAATTCATCATGGATTTGATCCATTATGCTCAAACGAAATTGGCTTCAAAGGCAACGATGAATCAAGCATACATGAAACAATTGGAATTAGTCATCACTCTCTTGTTATTCCCCTCTCCAAGAGACGTCCTGCCAACACCGCTGCAAAACCTGTACTCCATAAAACTTAGATCTCAAATCGCAAACTTGgtcaataaaaaattacttgcctttatttattccaattctcataataatagaaataataaattcatcaaCTATAAAGATTTACTTCTTTTGAATTCCAATGATttgaaatacaaaaatttgTCCTACAGCAACATTCTCGAGCAATCCACACATCACAATCACCCTCCGTCTTCTTCGTCAATTGATGATTCCGCCTCGGAATTCcataaaaatttatccaCAGATCATCTCAACCCTTTGAAAGATACCCATCCAAATCTATACACTTCAAATCAATCGTTAAATGAGGATATCGATAATAACCTATCCAAACGATCTCATTGGAATAATACTTCGAAATTCATCCAATCCAACTCCAATCCAGAATCACAATCAGAAccaaaatctttaaatgcTATAGATAATGACGCCAATTTGATCCAATTGGTCAAAATCTGGGCGTGGTGTGAAAACGAATTGCATCAGAATGATATAGGTATTCCTCGTATCAATTCTacataa
- the GAT2 gene encoding Gat2p (similar to Saccharomyces cerevisiae GAT2 (YMR136W); ancestral locus Anc_2.395), producing MYFHTSQNNTPTAPTSASGPVPTAPITQPYIFPRPSLILPSINNTGTTSTATEAHHMNYSPRTITPNTNLVNPNQLLLTTSSAVAAAAAAAAASGSSTNTTPTSYQNYLPRLSNSSAMDSNYVLSTTAANNDRVRKPSFDTSVTPPQQLTPPMTTQTIANVHYNNPLDTFNYLTPHKWKSNWTPQQANQLSHLRFQNNFIDKSQTDNIKWVNTIQKKRSHSLATGTVDKKRKILENCLDKVNHIFNQHSLSSPPSIDVKPLEASTTKKRVMKRHTTGSFSKSFSNHNNPRVQRTLLPAIDTITIKPIESDEDLEMKDAFHPTMMTPPNSQPMTNSMTTTYNTKLPKKKRNTLLKRYAVPAKPNVKCFYCSKTSTPEWRRGPQGNRTLCNACGLYYRKLIKKFGYENANLLLRYRNFISSTDRRVPTIVDVPNSFVKMLNEDETLNPDWSAK from the coding sequence ATGTATTTCCATACTTCACAAAACAATACACCAACGGCCCCAACATCGGCATCTGGCCCTGTCCCCACGGCACCGATTACTCAACCTTACATATTTCCAAGACCTTCGTTGATCTTACCCTCTATCAACAATACTGGCACGACTTCGACCGCCACAGAGGCTCATCATATGAATTATTCTCCAAGAACAATCACTCCAAACACAAACTTGGTCAATCCAAACCAATTGTTATTGACCACTTCATCTGCTgttgctgctgctgctgctgctgctgctgcttcTGGTTCTAGTACCAACACTACACCAACTTCgtatcaaaattatttgccAAGACTCAGTAACAGCTCGGCAATGGATTCCAATTACGTCTTGTCAACCACTGCCGCCAATAACGATAGGGTGAGGAAGCCTTCTTTTGACACTAGTGTCACTCCACCACAACAATTGACACCTCCAATGACTACACAAACTATAGCCAACGTTCATTACAATAACCCCTTGGACacttttaattatttgacCCCTCATAAATGGAAATCAAATTGGACTCCTCAACAGGCCAACCAATTGAGCCATCTTAGATTCCAAAACAATTTTATCGATAAATCCCAAACCGACAATATCAAATGGGTAAACACGAtccaaaagaaaagatCGCACTCTTTGGCAACAGGCACTGTAGATAAGAAGAGGAAGATCTTGGAAAATTGTTTGGATAAAGTAAATCACATTTTCAACCAGCATTCGTTAAGTTCTCCACCTTCTATTGACGTGAAACCTTTGGAAGCCTCTACTACAAAGAAAAGAGTCATGAAAAGACACACAACCGGTTCATTTTCCAAAAGTTTTTCCAATCATAATAATCCAAGAGTACAAAGAACTTTGTTACCAGCAATCGACACGATCACTATCAAGCCCATTGAAAGTGATGAAGATTTGGAAATGAAGGACGCATTCCATCCGACTATGATGACCCCACCTAATTCTCAACCAATGACAAATTCCATGACCACAACttataatacaaaattacCTAAAAAGAAGAGAAATACTCTGTTGAAACGTTATGCAGTCCCTGCTAAACCCAATGTCAAATGTTTCTATTGTTCCAAGACTTCCACACCTGAATGGAGAAGAGGTCCTCAAGGCAATAGAACTTTATGTAATGCATGTGGATTGTATTATAGAAAactaattaaaaaattcgGTTATGAAAATGCTAATCTATTGTTACGAtatagaaattttattagcTCTACAGATAGAAGAGTACCTACAATAGTAGATGTACCAAATTCGTTTGTAAAGATGCtaaatgaagatgaaacgTTGAATCCAGATTGGTCGGCCAAATAA